In Schizosaccharomyces osmophilus chromosome 1, complete sequence, the genomic window AATCACAGTTGGTGTGTTATCAACAACGGTTCCTTCTGCAGACATTATTAATATCGTCTAGAGTGTTTTCTCGTGAATAGTGGTGATATGTGTTAAGGGTAAGTTTATATATGGGTGAATTACCGCAAGTACGCAACTCCGTAAGGATACAATAATTCGCATGCACCGAAAGGtatagaaaaaggatatttcAGATACAGGAACTGGagtaaaaaattttattaacaTTTATGACAATTTATTATAAATAGCTTCATGTTTTTTATCTCCCAAAATCCTCAAAACATTTCGGTAGCAAGAACTTGTTTTTGACGCTCAGTAGACATGGGCAGAAAAGTTGAAGACGGGGTTAAGGCGgatttagaagaagaaggattCTGAATCTGAGACATTGTAAACCTTGCATTTCCCTTTGCTAAAGCCTTTAAGACCGAGTTGTAATCAAGCATTCGTTCCATGGGCACTTGAGCAGAAACACGCTTGGTTTTGGAGATAGAATACGACTCGTTTTGTGTCGCACTCTGATTGTCCGTGCGGGAATATGTAGAAGTTTCTCTTGGGACGtatttcaaatttttcatgTTGCTCTCAGTGTTTTCTTGCGAGACTGGCTCCCCTAACGGATCGAGGGCACTTGATTCATCGACAATTTCATGGATGACAGCACTTCTCTTCCCAACTAAATCTTTAGTAATAGCCCCTAAATACTCATCTGGAGTTGTGATGGTTATATCCATATAGGGTTCCAATACGGAAAATGCGTTCGGCGATTGAGAATATAGTCTTTCAAGGGCTTGCCGTGTTGCCTTTGACGCCGTCTGGGATAAAAGTGCTAAAGGAgacaaggaagaagaagaagaagtggaggatgaaaaagaacaagcCTCAATATGGATAGCTGCCTGAACGTTCCAGAGGGGGAATCCATATAGTGGCCCATGAGATAAACCTGCTAAAATACCGTAGTATAAATGCTCGTCAATAGAGgaagaatcaaaatattCCGGGAAACTAACGGAATCATTTTGGGTCCAGCCCCGAAAGACAAACCCCTCTTGAACATGGTTGGCCTTTTTGGAGAAATCAACAGCTTCTGCGCTTTCATCCAATGGATATAATCGCAAATGTAACGAGATAGCTGAAGGAAAGCCCTCGTCAGCAAAAGTACAAGGTTTTTTAATGGTTTCACGATATCCTACTTGAAGCTTTCCTAAAATTACACGAGCACCAAAATCATTAACGAGTCGCTGGTGCGAGATTTGCAGATGCAATCCTCCCATTCCTTCCAAAATCCACTGATTGCTTTCACTATTCTGTGTGTATCTAAGGGAAGGGTCTTCACGAACCAAACTAGCAAGTGCTTCCAGTAACTTTGGTTCATCTTTTAGAGACTCTGGCTCCAAAACAGCCATGCAGACTGGTTCTGGAATAGGGATATGTAGTTGGGAAATAttctccttcttcaaatatggTTGCTCTTTTCCTTTAGTTTTCGTAGTGATAGCATCACCAGTATGAAATTCTTTTAGACCTCCTACCAATCCTATATTTCCTGCCGAAATTTCATCTACTTCCTCAGTCTGGTCAGCATAAACATTATATATCCTTATAGCACGCTCCGTCTTTTTTGTTCTCGGGTTATAGATCATTGTCCCTCGTTTTAATGTTCCTTCTCTCACACGAATGTAGGACAAAATTCCCCTAGTCGGTGTATGAATAACTTTGAAGACGAGCGCGTAAAGAGGTATATCTTTTAATGCAGTTTTATTGGAGACATTCGTattcttctctttcaaaagcttATCAGCCTCCACAGGATCAGGAAGGTAATCAACTATCGCATCCAAAGCAGGCTGGACGCCAatgtttttcaatgaaGATCCACACAGGACTGGGACAACATTTCCCATGATACATTGTTCCTGTAAAACAGAGGCCAAACGATCTTCTGAAAATGCATTCACGTTTTCGGTCTGCAAATATTCGTCACATAGTGTTTCATCAAGATCACAAAGAGCCATCACCATGGCTTCTCTGGCTTCCTGAAAttcctccttcttttcttcaggTATGGGAATTTCACGCACATGTTTTCCATCATGGGACGTTGAGTCTGAACATACATCCCAAAGGATCATTTTCTGTCGAAGTACGTCCATAACGCctaaaaactttttctcCTCGAATGATTCTGAAAATACTGGAAGCTGAAGGACGACTGGATTATGGCATTCCAATTGAGTATATATTGACCGCATTGTCTTTGAAAGACTCGAACCAATATGGTCCATTTTGTTAACAAAGATAACTTTTGGGATGCCATATCGGGTTGCTTGACTCCATACAACTTTCGTCTGTGCTTCAACGCCGACACTACCATCCAAAATTGCTACGGCACCGTCTAAAGCTGCGACCGATCGTTCTACCTCAAAGGTAAAGTCGGCATGACCAGGTGTATCAATTAAGTTTATAGTATGTCCTCTCCACGGAAATGTAATGGCTGCAGAATTAATAGTAATTCCTCTTTCACGTTCTGAAGGTAGATAATCCATGATAGTGTTGCCTGTATCGACATTTCCAAAATGATTAGTATAGCCTCCATAGTACAACATTTTCTCGGTCAATGTAGTTTTCCCCTAGACAATATGATTAGTAACTATTGCATTTTTAATCATTGTAGGGCATTTTACCGCTTTTTGGCAAAGATTCAACCTTCAACTAGTCCATACCGCATCTATGTGTGCAATGATCCCAACATTTCGTATTTTGCGAATTGCATTGTTAGATGATAATCGTTTCcataaaaatatagaagGTTTCACGAATTTGCCCAATGGTCGAAGCATGAAGGCGTCAATACTATTATGGTAACGAAAAGGTCATGGTTATACAGTGTATGAGGATTCAAGAATATAAAGGAAGAGTAGTGGAGGTATTCATAAATTTACAAATTCTAAACATAGATAACACTAGCATTAAACACAACTTTATGATTCGTATCTGGGAGTGATTTTACCTCAGAAtaagatttctttttcattcttgagtcattcaacaaaataGCATCAAACGATAGTTACGCTCTACTTCAAATGGATAGAAATAATCACAAGTGCAATTTTCTGATTTCTCATTTATTCGTAATTATAGGCTCATTAAGTCATATCATGCATACCAACATAATGCAATACTCTTTCGTTAAAAAACTATCAAATTTTATATGAAAACAAGCTCTCAATGCAGAAATCGTTAAGCCCAAAAAGGATATCCAAATTGAGGAAACGTATAGAGTAGATCAACACAACATCGTTCTTTAGTCACCTTGTCACAaagattccaaaaaatcatcaTTTTATAATAAACAGCACTCTTATGAAGCGTCAGGTATTAACAAATCAGGATCCTGATCGATTCCAGCACACACTTTTTGTGAAATCGACGATCCCGTATAAGGACTGACCTCACTTAAGATTTGTACCGACTTGCAATTTTATTGCTATAATCTTGGCTGTTCATGGGTGTTAACCCAAGTCCTGGTTCTTCTGCTTTCGTATGAACTGGAGATGGTGTTTTGTCAACGGAAGAAAATCCGCAATTACCTCCCTGAAGTGCTCGAATCTGCTTTAAAGTTACTGCTCCTTCAGTCGTAGCTCGATTCATTGATGGACTAAAAGGGCTATTCTTCATGTCGTAACTCAAAGTTTCTGTTCCCTTCGCAATCTTTGCATCTTCAACCTGCATGATCTTGGGTTTAGCTATAGTGTCACTCCCATCATCTAGATACGATTGTAAACGATTCTTGTTCATGTTGGAACTATTTTCCTaaactttctttaaatacCAAAAACACTTGTAATTGTACAGTGATTAGGAAATAATTGACTTCAATAAAGTATCACGATGAACTCTTTATAACGAATgttaaaatatatatatatatatatatgtatatatgtatacatatatatatccaCAATCTTTATTGCTGTTCATCGATCAGTGGAATACGCCACTACCTCTTGTCATTTCCACGTCAAATGGGTACGCCTCTCAAATTGGAGTACTTGGCAAAGATGGACTCTGACCCATTAGGGATTGAGCATTATTTCCTGCTTTAATGATATCGAATATGAAGGTTTTTTAGTACTCGTCAGATATAACTAGCTGTGATATTAGAGGATTAGGGTTATCGCATCAGCTCAAATATAGTATAATTCAATGGCAACAGCGAATGCAAGGAACAATAATTAACGGGTCAGTAGGGAATAATTTTGTGCGTTTTTTAAGCAAGTTTAAGGATTTTGTACTTGAAAATGCTCCAGCTGTCGTTGTAGTGTAGCAATTTGAGTCTCCAATTGTTCAATCTTTACCTGTGAATTCATTGTAAGCTGTGCAGTAGATGATTCTATGGAAGATTCTGGTGActtctcttcttctagcttctttttccttccaGAAAAAGTTCGAAAGAAAGGCATTAAAAATCggcttctttttcgttctGGGCGCTTCGGTCTTTCAGGCTTTGCTTTGTTGCCAGCGCTTGGGGTTGATGAAGCTTCAAGTTCTTTCCGTGCATCGGGGAAAGCTTCCCGTGGTTCCTCTTTCGAAGTCTGAGTCATATCCTCTTGAGAGTCTAAAATTTCTCCAACACTACTCGTAGTACTGCTATTGACAGTTTCCTCTTTATATCGCTCCTTTCCTTTAGATTTTCGATTAGCAAAATCCATTTCCGTTTCCGTTTTCTGTCGAGagagttctttttttggcCTAATTGGTTCGTCTGTTTGACCTTCAGATTCAGTAGTACTATCATAAGCTGCTGggttttgtattttttcatttgtcaACTCATGCAAATTGGTAGGAGTAGTAATTTTGGGATGCATCCCAACTGAATGCGTTgattctttgctttcatcTTCATACTCTTCTGTAGGCAACGACTCTTCGTGTTCCGGCTTTTCGATGGTAAAATCATCCCCTTCAATAATCGTAAAGCTCTCATCCGAACTGAACATACTAGGGGAAGACTGTTCATCATCCATTGGAACTATGGAATAAGCCACTGCCAATCCATAGCTAGGAGCTAGTTTATTCACTTGCGACTGAAACTTGGGATATATGGTAAATGGATCATCATCCTTATCATCGTAaggtttttcttgtattaattgttttgattGTAGTGGACTGTTCTCTGTCGGTAATACTACAGAGTTCGATGTAAAGCGGGTCGTTAGCGCAGATGTATACATAGGCGACAGTCTAGTAGAAACAGACATCGATGCCATTGCCGATGACGGCGTAGACTGTTTCGTAGGCGCAATTATCTTAAGCTCTTCAATTCGCTTTGTCAACTCTTCAATCTGATAGCTGACGCATATTTTTGTCAAATGTCGCATCGTCACATCAGAGATCCCTTGATATTCTGATTTAGCTAAGCTATAACATAGAATGGCTTGCGCTAACTCGCCAGAGACTTCTTGAATTTCCCCATCTCGGGCATACTCATGTGCCTAACATTGTTAGCTTCCTGCTCAATAGACTCCCTTAATGTTTCAATAGTTTAAGTTGTTTTATATAAACTAAATAGCTTGATTCAAAATATATTACCTTTTTTAGTGAATATCGAACCATCCCACATGATAGTATATGTGTTTGGATGTGGGAGGATGATGCATTTCAGTGTTTATAATATCTGCTTTTCTAGGATTTTTAATGTTTGACTTCCAAGACGAAAAGGTAAATAGAAGCTACCGGCAATTTGGATTTAATTATAACAAACttataaatacaaaataaTCATTTACATAcaaatttataaaagatCGTTGAAGTATATAGCATCTATTTGTGACGAAAACGATTTCTACAAGGatttaatttgtttcaatttAATATAGAATTAGGGCAtaagtagaaaaaaaaaaaccgaaACAATAagttttattaaaaaatcataattcatttttgatcGGTATGCATCAATTTCGTAAAACGGCATCATTAACATAAtagcaaaaggaataaaaaaagtgCACTCACATATAACTTTTATAGAGACATTTCGTCTGAAAAGATTGCTCCAGAATTTACTAATTCATCCAGAACTGACTTAACTTCCAAtctcttgttgttttttatcGCTGAAGAAAATCGCAGGTTCAGTGCATGCACCCAAAGCTCTCCGCATGTGAGAATTGCAAAAGGTAAGTCCAATTTCATAACTAGCATTAACCCATCCAAATCCTTCTCTTGCAACACCTTGAATATCGAGACCTTGATTGCCGTATTCTGCTTCAACACGATGGGGATCAACGGCTCTGGTCAAATCGTATTTTTCAACGACGACTCCGTTGAAGTCAACGAAAGACTTCGTGATGGTATACAGCCAGCGATATACTACTCTACGCAGTTCATCTTCGTAACCATAACGGAGAAGGCCATACCAGGCTAAAATCTGTTGAGGACTCCAGCCATTCGGATAATCCCATTGACGACTAGGATTATGTAAACCTACTTGACCAAGACTTTCCTTGGTACCTGCCACAATACCGCCGGATACTTCAAACTTGGGTAAGCTGACTTCAATGAATCTAGCCGCTTGTCGAGGGGTAGCCACGCCAGCCCAAAGAGCCCAGAATGCAGTTGCACTCTGATAAGTACCTCGCTTTTCGAATTTTGTGTCATAATCGTACCAAATGGATTCGGCTTCTGACCAGTTGTACTTTTCCATAGCAGCTCGACGAGCTCTTGCGCGGCGGTCCCAAATAGCGGAAGTTTCGACATTGCCATCTGGCAATACAAGTTTGTCATTGAAGATTTCTAAAACAACACGGGATATATCTGTTTCATACTTATACAAAAGAGAATTCAAGTCAACGGTTGCCAAATCGGCACACACTTTTTCAAGGCGGTAAGTCGTGTCGTGGCCACTTTCACGTACGGCACGATCGTGTAAGAAGTAATCGTCTAGAAAAGGTTCCTGAACTTTTTGATAATTGTAAGCTTCGGTAAATTCGTCGAGAGTCATGTTGTATTTCTCCATGTAGGGACGCAACAATTGCTCAAAATGACTAGCTTCGGTTTCTGGAGGAATTCCAAGACCATCGGGGCGGTATCTAGAAAGACCAGTTTTTGTGTCGTAACGAGGGGAGCTCATCCAAACTGTATAATATTCCTTCATGGCTGCACAGAGGGCTCTGTATAAAAAGTCTTTGGAACCTTCCTCGTTCTTGATATGTTCATATACACGAATGGCCATATCCGTAAGGAGGGGAGGTTGAGAACGTAGCAAGTAGTAAGTCCGATTAGCATTCAAAATCTTACCATAGTATGTAATctcgaaaatgaaattttcaaCCATGCCTTTAGCCAAATCAACGCGGCCGTCAATGAGCAAACCAAGCGCTTCAAAATAAGAGTCCCAGCCATACATTTCATTAAAACGGCCGCCAGGAACGACAAAGGGGACACCACGGAGGTGAGTTTCTCCTTCATCGTCCTTATACCTTTCCATGGCAAGAGCAAGTAAGCCGGGTTTTTGGTTGGCATCCCGCACCCACTCTTTCGTAATTGCTTCAGGTAAATATTCCACTTGCAAGTTCAGATAAGGACGCTCTTTTGCAGCACGACAATAGTATTCgtattgttctttttcaggCTTAGGAACATAAATACGGTTAACAGAGTGGCCAGAACGATCCTTAGTGTCATGGCAAATGACGTCTAAAGTACTAGCATCAATTCTACGGGTAAGGGCATCCCAAAAGGTTCCTTTAATAAGTCGAGAAAGACGGCTAACAggattttcattcaatcTGCGCTCATCAATCATAACATAGCGACGACCAAAGTCCTTCGCAAGAGTCAGTTCCTGAAGCAAGTTGGACAACTGATACGTACCCCGAAGCTCGTAAAGACGATAGCCACCGGAACTAGCACTACCTAAGGAAACGACTTTTGGGCCAGTATCCTCAATGGTAATTTGCATATTGCGATCGGTATCCTCGGATTCCAGCAAAGAATGCAGAGTTTTTTCGACGTCTACCAAAAATTTCCGAGGCTCTTTATGTTCGTCCAAACTACCGCGGCGGCGAATATTTTTAAGTTCGGGAGTGAGAGACGATCCCGATTCTGCTGAAGTAGAAAGCGTGCGTCCACGGCCTGAACCAAGACGAGTCGAGATATCTGTgtcttttgaataataaCTTTTGGCATTCACGAAGGGGTCACTATCCCGATCATTCTCATTGGGCTTTTCATTGGTGTCAACGTAGTGAGAAGAGAATTTGGGAGGCATTTtgggaaaaaagaaaagtcaaatgATATAGTTGAGCGTGtcgaaaataaaaaaaaggctaaagacttggaaaaggaagcaCTCTCTATAAAAGAGAACGACAAcaggaaaacaaaaaactgCAATTATGCTTTTACGCTTTACAGACTggatcaaaaaaaatgcgggaaattaaaagacaaaatttaACGCAGGTACACCCAAAagttatttttctttcgatcAAACAAGCGATTAGCCTTACGAACTATTTACTTCATCAAAGGGGGTTCTGCGAAACGGTCAATTCCTGTTTTCGAGCAACAAGGAAGATGAGTGCTCTTAGATGATctaaatacttttttagGAAATAATGCCTTGcacaattcttcaaatggAGAATTCGATGTCAATATatgagaaaaagagaaagtagaaaaataGGTATGGTAATGCGATTGAAAAACCTATTATCTCTTTTCTGTAGAATGAATCTTCTTTAGGGACTTGAAAACTGTTCTTCCTTTCAATGTCCTTTGTTTAACTGGGAAATTTGCTAACGACAAATATCTTCCTGTGTCAGTTCTTCTATATTAATATTGACGTATCCGATTGTTACTTGATGACGCTTGCCTGTTTCGAGGTAACACAGCAGATGAATACATCGAATTCCATAggaaaaaatttcttttggtgGACTCAATTTCTAATACAaatgcttctttgtttgtttgaaaatcCTCTGTTTAGGAATGGCATATACCTCGAATCGCAAGGTCAAACGACACTGAGTAATGTATTCTGGAGTGTCTCGCGAGAATAAAACCAGGGAAGGCAAGTAGCAGGCGAGTCCGTGCAAGAAGCTCCTTTCgctttcaatttctttgtgttttcatttttggtttatttgGAGATTCCATGGCTCTGTGGCCTTTTGTAGACAAAGTCGTCTGTTTGTATTTGTCACTTAAAATAGGTTTGTGTGTGCATGGGCTCTGTCTATACGATACGGTTCTGGATTCATGAGCAACCAACTTTAgagtttcattttctttttttgtttgttgttgTGTATGTTTTTGGTTCCTTGTAAGGCATCTATCAGGGGATTGTTAGTCTCACCAAAGGTCCCAGAGAAAGGCAACAACACCGTTAATTGACTGACTTTTGAACCGTTGGAGAGCTTATATTCATCTATATTATGGTcgagaaagcaaaaagaaaaaatacaaaaagtaaaagcaaaattagGTCGTACTGGGAATCGAACCCAGGTCTCGAGAATCAAAATCTCATGTGCTAGCCATTACACCATACAACCGACTGTTGATGGACCGGTTTACAAAACACAGTATGACATGTAAACAATTTGCTATTACAATTGTAGTTCATGGAAAGGCTTTTGCTACCAGATATGTCTTTTGCTAGCCTTTTCAATTTGCATTCAAGATAAGTTGAATCCTTTTAATGTTAGCCAAAGCAATCTGGAAAGAGAGGCTGCTTGTGTTATGCAGCGGATTTTAACAAGAGACGGCGGTCCGCTGTTAATTATTGATGGTGTCGCCTTATgaatacaaacaaaaataaaatttaaaatagaaaatagaaatagtACTAAAGTAGGTCAGTCACCTTTTTAGGTCGGATTTCTTCTCGCGTTCTTGTCGACCACACTTGGATAACTTGAGCTTGTTACTCTGCAACTCACAAAGggttttatttactatGGATGGATGgttgagaaaaaaacaagagaaatcaaaaaataaaatcggaaatacatttctttttatatttgtttAATTTCTGTGTGTTTGTATTCGACTCGATGGCAAACAACAAAgttttgattgtttttacTTAGTAGAGGAATCATTTAACACATTCAAAAATGGCATGCcattctttctatttttagCCTAAGTTTAGAcgtatatatattttctatttttttttgtgtagCCTTTACCACTCCAATGGTCATGAATCCTTTGTACAACCGAGAAAAGCAAGCAGAATCGGGAATTGCATTATagattaaaaaaggaattttgaAGCCAATCTCTAGAAATTAAGAGTACAGCAACACCACGTTTACGTACTTTTGAGTGGATGGAgatatttcctttttcactCCTTCCTTAAGTTTTGAATTCTGTTTTGGCTGATGGATAGGAGCAGGGAAACAGCTCCCACAGAGCAATTCGCCTACGGTTTTTTACGAAAGATTCAAGCTTTGAGGTTTCAGTCCGCATTTCAGTGCCCTCGATAGTGAAAGGCAGCCAAGGAAGCATCTCCAATCGGGCATGCCTTGGAACCCGTGAACAAATACCGATGGAAACTACACAAGCGAGAACGTCctagaaagcaaaattaGATCACTGCACCATGACACATTCGCAACTGTCGACTGATCCAAGAGTGCATTCAATCATTGGGTCCTGTGGTATCTACAGAGTACGTGTTTGATATTAAGAAAAATGCATAAAGCCTGATGCAAACAACCACAATTAAAGAATACCAAATCTGATCTGTTTTTCATGCTTGGACTAACAGTAAAAATAGGTCGTACTGGGAATCGAACCCAGGTCTCGAGAATCAAAATCTCATGTGCTAGCCATTACACCATACAACCGGTTTGACAATCATTCAACTTATAGATAATTCATCCTGGTACATCGGAAACAGTTGTATCAACAATCAAATTGCTTTATTTGCTACTCTGTCTTACGGAACCGGTCAGCAAACAGGAGTTATGTACGCGTACAGCTGCTTCTTTCCCAGTCAACTCACCACcgaaaataacaaaaaaagcactTAGAAAAAGTACGGTTGTCGAAGGTCGTACTGGGAATCGAACCCAGGTCTCGAGAATCAGAATCTCATGTGCTAGCCACTACACCATACAACCGTATGGTTGACATAAGACAAAATGGGTAACACTTATACATACATCTATATGTAACCATGCCCTTGGTCTAGTCGAAGAAATCAATGTTGTGCAACGTTTCAAGTGGAGCATATCTATCGTAGAGGCGTTCCATAGTTTGTAAGTTcagcaataaaaaagtcCTGCATGTGCTTCTTTGTTTCGACAATAACCCAAGTGCAAgacaacaaaaaaggaactcCCAAGGCGAGAATCGAACTCGCAACCTTCTGATAACCTTCGTAAGAGTCAGACGCTCTAACCGATTGAGCTACCCGGGACGCTTTACATATATATCAACACAAAATGTAATATAGCTAACATAGTGTGTAAGCAATATTCCACTATAAATGACATATCAATAAAGTGTTTCATCGTATACGGATGattaatgttttttttttttttttttttgacacATTTTTATTACGAACAATTAAACAAGTTTGATACTGTACAGGTGATttaaatatatacataAAATTTGTGGCTCactgaaacaaaagtacaAATAAACTCTATAATAATTCAACACGTCAACAAGATTGTGTTCATATACCTCCTTAAAGAAAGGAACTGTGAGAGTTGAACCAAATGAACGATGGTGAGCAGAGAGCATGGAGTGGGACCCAAGGATATACGGCAtaacaaattaaaaattgGGCAATTAAATAAGAAAGATCTCACTGCCGTTTCCTTAATCCATACTCACTAGTTGAAAAACCGCATAGCATTTTTCTATGCTGGATCTAGACATTCAGACATACCAACTATTAGTTTGTTTAGATTGCCTACTTTGCGAAAAGATGTAATGACAGGACTATACATTTCCTTATCACGAATCCTTTATACCTATACCTCCCTTGTTTTATCATGATGcaccattttttttcaacaagtGTGAAAAGTACTGGGTTACAGCCCGGTAATGGTGTTCTAGCATGCTTGTTCCGGAATGATGTTCACTTTGAATTAAACGACCGTACcttcgtttgtttttctttggctttttcCAGCATTCGTCTGAAGAATGCACAAAAATAAGAGAGTGTCGGAAATACCAGCTTGGTAAATCATCTTCAGAAGCAGTTTTCAGTCCTGTAAGTGGTTCTGaaccaaagaaattaaCAATGCAGCGCACAGTTTTCGTCACATTACGCGAAGCAATCAAGTTCATTACTCCTTCGGCTGCTTTTCCTGATgcaataaagaaaatatttttagCTGATGCAAGCTCTATGTAGTTATCCCAAATATATGTGCATAACTTCTTCGTTTCTTCAAGCATATCGtatggtttgttttcacCTGTTACCACCTCTGGTATATTGACATCTATTAATCCAAAGTTTTGTTGCATGGCCCATTCTATGTACAGACTGGCAGGATCTACTAAATAAGAATCTGAT contains:
- the mef2 gene encoding mitochondrial translation elongation factor G Mef2, whose amino-acid sequence is MLRPLGKFVKPSIFLWKRLSSNNAIRKIRNVGIIAHIDAGKTTLTEKMLYYGGYTNHFGNVDTGNTIMDYLPSERERGITINSAAITFPWRGHTINLIDTPGHADFTFEVERSVAALDGAVAILDGSVGVEAQTKVVWSQATRYGIPKVIFVNKMDHIGSSLSKTMRSIYTQLECHNPVVLQLPVFSESFEEKKFLGVMDVLRQKMILWDVCSDSTSHDGKHVREIPIPEEKKEEFQEAREAMVMALCDLDETLCDEYLQTENVNAFSEDRLASVLQEQCIMGNVVPVLCGSSLKNIGVQPALDAIVDYLPDPVEADKLLKEKNTNVSNKTALKDIPLYALVFKVIHTPTRGILSYIRVREGTLKRGTMIYNPRTKKTERAIRIYNVYADQTEEVDEISAGNIGLVGGLKEFHTGDAITTKTKGKEQPYLKKENISQLHIPIPEPVCMAVLEPESLKDEPKLLEALASLVREDPSLRYTQNSESNQWILEGMGGLHLQISHQRLVNDFGARVILGKLQVGYRETIKKPCTFADEGFPSAISLHLRLYPLDESAEAVDFSKKANHVQEGFVFRGWTQNDSVSFPEYFDSSSIDEHLYYGILAGLSHGPLYGFPLWNVQAAIHIEACSFSSSTSSSSSLSPLALLSQTASKATRQALERLYSQSPNAFSVLEPYMDITITTPDEYLGAITKDLVGKRSAVIHEIVDESSALDPLGEPVSQENTESNMKNLKYVPRETSTYSRTDNQSATQNESYSISKTKRVSAQVPMERMLDYNSVLKALAKGNARFTMSQIQNPSSSKSALTPSSTFLPMSTERQKQVLATEMF
- the ntp1 gene encoding alpha,alpha-trehalase Ntp1, translating into MPPKFSSHYVDTNEKPNENDRDSDPFVNAKSYYSKDTDISTRLGSGRGRTLSTSAESGSSLTPELKNIRRRGSLDEHKEPRKFLVDVEKTLHSLLESEDTDRNMQITIEDTGPKVVSLGSASSGGYRLYELRGTYQLSNLLQELTLAKDFGRRYVMIDERRLNENPVSRLSRLIKGTFWDALTRRIDASTLDVICHDTKDRSGHSVNRIYVPKPEKEQYEYYCRAAKERPYLNLQVEYLPEAITKEWVRDANQKPGLLALAMERYKDDEGETHLRGVPFVVPGGRFNEMYGWDSYFEALGLLIDGRVDLAKGMVENFIFEITYYGKILNANRTYYLLRSQPPLLTDMAIRVYEHIKNEEGSKDFLYRALCAAMKEYYTVWMSSPRYDTKTGLSRYRPDGLGIPPETEASHFEQLLRPYMEKYNMTLDEFTEAYNYQKVQEPFLDDYFLHDRAVRESGHDTTYRLEKVCADLATVDLNSLLYKYETDISRVVLEIFNDKLVLPDGNVETSAIWDRRARARRAAMEKYNWSEAESIWYDYDTKFEKRGTYQSATAFWALWAGVATPRQAARFIEVSLPKFEVSGGIVAGTKESLGQVGLHNPSRQWDYPNGWSPQQILAWYGLLRYGYEDELRRVVYRWLYTITKSFVDFNGVVVEKYDLTRAVDPHRVEAEYGNQGLDIQGVAREGFGWVNASYEIGLTFCNSHMRRALGACTEPAIFFSDKKQQEIGS
- the mug168 gene encoding Schizosaccharomyces specific protein Mug168, producing MNKNRLQSYLDDGSDTIAKPKIMQVEDAKIAKGTETLSYDMKNSPFSPSMNRATTEGAVTLKQIRALQGGNCGFSSVDKTPSPVHTKAEEPGLGLTPMNSQDYSNKIASRYKS
- the atg38 gene encoding PtdIns3K complex subunit Atg38, with the translated sequence MVRYSLKKAHEYARDGEIQEVSGELAQAILCYSLAKSEYQGISDVTMRHLTKICVSYQIEELTKRIEELKIIAPTKQSTPSSAMASMSVSTRLSPMYTSALTTRFTSNSVVLPTENSPLQSKQLIQEKPYDDKDDDPFTIYPKFQSQVNKLAPSYGLAVAYSIVPMDDEQSSPSMFSSDESFTIIEGDDFTIEKPEHEESLPTEEYEDESKESTHSVGMHPKITTPTNLHELTNEKIQNPAAYDSTTESEGQTDEPIRPKKELSRQKTETEMDFANRKSKGKERYKEETVNSSTTSSVGEILDSQEDMTQTSKEEPREAFPDARKELEASSTPSAGNKAKPERPKRPERKRSRFLMPFFRTFSGRKKKLEEEKSPESSIESSTAQLTMNSQVKIEQLETQIATLQRQLEHFQVQNP